A window of Sphingobacterium sp. SRCM116780 contains these coding sequences:
- a CDS encoding hotdog fold thioesterase has protein sequence MIWFQNYNIDQVNGILAQYMTGFLEIKATAIDSHSITATMPVNDKTRQPFGILHGGASVVLAESIGSIASNLIINPDTQKGVGLEVNANHLRPVTTGLVTAVCTAVHIGKQTHIWDIRISDESGKLNCISRLTVAIISK, from the coding sequence ATGATTTGGTTTCAGAATTACAACATTGATCAAGTTAACGGAATACTTGCCCAATATATGACGGGATTTCTGGAAATTAAAGCAACTGCTATTGATAGTCATTCTATTACGGCAACAATGCCCGTAAATGACAAAACAAGACAACCTTTTGGAATATTACATGGAGGAGCTTCAGTCGTATTAGCCGAGTCAATCGGTAGTATTGCTTCCAACTTAATCATTAATCCTGATACACAAAAGGGAGTTGGATTAGAAGTCAATGCCAATCACCTACGCCCAGTAACAACAGGGTTGGTGACGGCTGTTTGTACAGCAGTACATATTGGAAAGCAAACCCATATTTGGGATATCCGAATCTCGGATGAATCTGGCAAATTAAATTGCATTTCAAGATTAACAGTAGCCATTATAAGTAAATAA
- a CDS encoding DUF4091 domain-containing protein codes for MKKSIYCLIFSLFISTQQGYSQKITELKDPKAPLSTEKWSLLKEKSNFSFSIADYSYSKTNPPSVETLTKAWNTKAWKGEKVHTQLVFWSNQNHDKVEISSSSLKNAKGNPINTDQISIGYISYVMTDLAGDLKNGCGINKVLDSALVADRITDQSSFEYEKNTTRPLWLSIQVPRDAAIGTYKGLLTIKGTNYNTTIPYSIEVLPHVLPEAKNWEYHLDLWQNPYSIARQYQVALWSPEHFKIMKPYYERLRDAGQKNITASIINDPWNGQTYDKYQAMIKWTKKKDGTWSYDYSIFDKWVSFMRDIGISEYINCYSMIPWNMNFQYFDERTGKYEILKVKTEDSKYREHWLPLLKDFAKHLKEKGYFEWTTIAMDERPQEDMKRAIAIIKEADPAFKSSLAGAYHPQISDQFADYSITLGEDMAPEVLKMRKEKGYKTTLYTCCSEIFPNTFTNSGYQEATWLAWNSVQRGFDGYLRWAFDCWNANPNQDTRHGTWLGGDTYFVYPDNMTSIRFEKLIEGVQDAEKIRILRQTLNPSQLQKLNTAIATFSNKNINQKMIPKQLIEAKEILNSL; via the coding sequence ATGAAAAAATCAATCTACTGCTTAATCTTTAGCTTATTCATTTCTACACAGCAGGGGTATTCACAAAAAATAACAGAATTAAAAGATCCAAAGGCTCCCCTTTCCACTGAAAAATGGAGTTTATTAAAAGAAAAAAGTAATTTTTCTTTTAGCATAGCTGATTACAGTTATTCTAAAACAAATCCACCCTCTGTAGAAACATTGACCAAAGCTTGGAATACCAAAGCTTGGAAAGGAGAGAAAGTTCATACACAATTGGTATTCTGGAGTAATCAGAATCATGATAAAGTTGAAATCAGTTCTTCCTCATTGAAAAATGCTAAAGGTAATCCAATTAATACAGATCAAATTTCTATTGGATACATCTCCTATGTTATGACAGACCTTGCAGGCGATCTAAAGAATGGTTGTGGTATCAACAAAGTATTAGACTCAGCCTTAGTGGCCGATCGTATTACAGATCAATCAAGCTTTGAATATGAAAAAAACACAACAAGACCCCTTTGGTTAAGCATTCAAGTTCCTCGTGATGCGGCAATAGGTACCTATAAAGGATTATTAACGATAAAAGGAACAAATTATAATACAACCATTCCTTACAGTATAGAGGTGCTTCCACATGTTTTACCTGAAGCAAAAAACTGGGAGTATCACTTGGACTTATGGCAAAACCCTTACTCCATTGCTAGACAATATCAAGTAGCATTATGGTCACCTGAGCATTTCAAAATCATGAAACCATACTATGAAAGATTACGTGATGCTGGTCAAAAAAATATTACAGCGAGTATTATCAATGACCCCTGGAATGGTCAGACGTATGATAAATATCAAGCCATGATCAAATGGACCAAAAAGAAAGATGGTACTTGGTCATATGATTACAGCATCTTTGATAAATGGGTGAGTTTTATGCGTGACATTGGCATTTCAGAATATATCAATTGTTACAGTATGATTCCTTGGAATATGAATTTTCAATATTTTGATGAACGTACAGGCAAATACGAAATCTTAAAAGTAAAAACCGAAGATTCAAAATATCGAGAACATTGGCTACCACTTTTAAAAGATTTTGCTAAACATCTAAAAGAGAAAGGTTATTTCGAATGGACGACAATTGCCATGGATGAAAGACCTCAGGAAGATATGAAACGTGCTATAGCCATTATCAAAGAAGCTGACCCAGCATTCAAATCATCACTTGCAGGCGCTTACCATCCACAGATCTCCGATCAATTTGCAGATTATAGCATCACATTAGGAGAAGATATGGCACCAGAGGTATTAAAGATGCGCAAAGAAAAAGGTTATAAGACGACACTGTATACCTGTTGTTCCGAGATTTTCCCAAATACGTTCACCAATTCAGGTTATCAAGAAGCAACTTGGTTAGCTTGGAATAGTGTGCAAAGAGGTTTTGATGGTTATTTAAGATGGGCATTTGATTGTTGGAATGCCAATCCGAATCAAGATACCAGACATGGAACTTGGTTAGGTGGTGACACTTATTTTGTATACCCTGACAATATGACTTCAATTCGTTTCGAAAAGCTAATAGAAGGCGTACAAGATGCTGAGAAAATAAGAATTTTAAGACAAACATTGAATCCTTCTCAATTGCAGAAATTAAATACTGCAATAGCTACTTTCAGCAATAAAAACATCAACCAAAAAATGATTCCAAAACAGCTGATTGAAGCGAAAGAAATATTAAACAGTTTATAA
- a CDS encoding sugar MFS transporter yields the protein MNSQSNSGKTAFRPMAMCCALFFILGFVTWANGTLIPFLKIACNLETDLQAFFVTFASYIAYFFLAIPSSWILKKIGFKNGLVLSLILLGLGSLIFIPAADSRSYILFLTGIFVQGSAMALLQTAVNPYLSIIGPIDSAAQRISIAGFFNKSAGIIVPLIFGTLFLKDSSAVTAKLNAAVDMEAKNAILDSLLQRVHTPYITLAVVFVLFAVVIKITHLPEVDVNAEEEHVDEDGAVIIKEKKTSIFQFPHLFLGSLAIFFCVAVEVMAGDIIGVYARQLNIHGALVTYATTFTLGCMLLGYIIGIITIPKFVSQQFALRICTIVGILFTFISVFTTGITSFIFVALLGIANSLMWPAIFPLGIKGLGRFTKTGSAIMIMGIAGGAIWPLIYGFLKDNIHVDFQHAFLYAMVPAYLYILYFGTKGHKVGQK from the coding sequence ATGAATTCTCAATCAAATTCAGGAAAAACAGCCTTTCGTCCTATGGCCATGTGTTGTGCCTTATTCTTCATTTTAGGATTTGTCACTTGGGCAAATGGAACACTTATCCCCTTCTTAAAGATTGCCTGTAACTTAGAAACAGACTTACAAGCTTTTTTCGTAACATTTGCTTCTTACATTGCTTATTTCTTTCTAGCAATTCCTAGTTCTTGGATTTTAAAAAAAATCGGATTCAAAAATGGTTTAGTGCTCAGCTTAATTTTGTTGGGTCTAGGATCATTAATTTTCATTCCTGCTGCTGATAGCAGAAGTTATATTTTATTCCTGACAGGTATCTTTGTTCAAGGATCTGCAATGGCACTACTTCAAACTGCCGTAAACCCTTACTTAAGTATTATTGGTCCCATTGATAGTGCGGCACAAAGAATATCAATCGCAGGATTTTTCAATAAATCTGCAGGGATTATCGTCCCTTTGATCTTCGGAACTCTATTCTTAAAAGATTCCTCAGCGGTGACAGCAAAGTTAAATGCTGCAGTGGATATGGAGGCTAAAAATGCCATTCTGGACTCGTTATTACAACGTGTACATACACCTTATATCACACTAGCCGTTGTTTTTGTTTTATTTGCTGTCGTTATTAAAATAACACACCTACCAGAGGTAGATGTTAATGCCGAAGAAGAGCACGTAGATGAAGATGGGGCAGTTATTATCAAAGAAAAGAAAACAAGCATCTTCCAATTTCCACATTTATTTTTAGGCTCTTTAGCAATCTTTTTCTGTGTAGCAGTAGAAGTAATGGCAGGAGATATTATTGGTGTATATGCTCGTCAATTAAATATCCATGGCGCCTTGGTAACCTATGCAACGACATTTACTTTAGGTTGTATGCTTTTAGGATATATTATAGGTATTATTACAATTCCTAAGTTTGTTTCCCAGCAATTTGCTTTACGTATCTGTACCATAGTGGGTATTCTTTTCACCTTTATTTCGGTGTTTACAACTGGTATTACTTCCTTTATTTTTGTAGCCCTTTTAGGTATTGCAAATTCTCTCATGTGGCCAGCAATTTTTCCATTAGGAATCAAAGGATTAGGTAGATTTACCAAAACTGGATCCGCAATCATGATTATGGGGATCGCTGGTGGAGCAATCTGGCCGTTGATTTATGGTTTCTTAAAAGACAACATACATGTTGATTTTCAACATGCATTCTTATATGCAATGGTTCCAGCTTATTTATACATCTTGTATTTTGGAACTAAAGGCCACAAAGTAGGACAGAAATAA
- a CDS encoding DinB family protein: MNPLKSDEYPAVYSTYIETVVGDVMEVLEEQILSFPAFLDTIPEEKGDYRYAEDKWSIKEVIGHILDNERVMAYRALRFSRNDMKELLGYDQEYFIQNSRYNERTLASLSKEFVHLRKANMFLFENLNEAELERKGMASERLISVKALLYVVAGHLNHHRIIIHERYLNSNNVNDLVSELQH; this comes from the coding sequence ATGAACCCACTGAAATCTGATGAATACCCAGCGGTGTATTCCACATACATTGAGACAGTTGTAGGAGATGTCATGGAGGTATTGGAGGAACAAATTTTATCCTTTCCCGCGTTTCTTGACACCATACCTGAAGAAAAAGGTGATTATCGTTATGCAGAGGATAAATGGTCTATCAAAGAGGTCATCGGACATATCTTGGATAATGAACGTGTTATGGCTTATCGTGCATTGAGGTTTTCTCGAAATGATATGAAAGAACTTTTGGGATATGATCAAGAATATTTTATTCAAAACTCCAGATACAATGAACGTACATTAGCTTCCCTAAGTAAGGAATTTGTTCATTTACGAAAAGCAAATATGTTTCTTTTTGAAAATCTTAATGAGGCTGAGCTTGAAAGAAAAGGTATGGCGTCAGAAAGACTGATAAGTGTAAAGGCATTATTATATGTCGTTGCTGGCCATTTAAATCACCACCGCATTATTATCCACGAACGTTATTTAAACTCAAACAATGTCAATGATTTGGTTTCAGAATTACAACATTGA
- a CDS encoding DUF2911 domain-containing protein yields MKKSILTFCATTVLALSISTASFAQVKLPQASSSTSITQGLGIKNIALTYQRPNVNGRVIFGDLVPYNEVWRTGANSLPVIKFEEEVTIEGNKVPAGTYGILTIPTKTDWTIILTKNSNQWGAYTYDKKDDLLRFNVKSEKLANKVESFTMQFENVTTNSATLSLAWANTLTKFNIKVDQNNEIMASIDEAMKGEKKPYLQAAQFYLNNNLDLNKALSWANEAEKANPNVPYISYWKAKIQLKAGDKKGAIATAQKGVELAQKENNAEYVKLNTQVIKQASK; encoded by the coding sequence ATGAAAAAATCTATTTTAACATTTTGCGCTACGACAGTACTGGCGTTGAGTATCTCAACGGCTTCGTTTGCTCAAGTAAAATTACCTCAAGCGAGTAGTTCGACTTCCATAACACAAGGGTTGGGGATTAAAAATATAGCACTTACTTATCAAAGACCAAATGTGAATGGTCGTGTTATTTTTGGGGATCTAGTCCCTTATAATGAAGTCTGGAGAACAGGAGCAAACAGTCTCCCTGTTATTAAATTTGAAGAAGAAGTAACGATTGAAGGAAATAAAGTACCTGCTGGAACGTATGGTATATTAACCATTCCGACAAAAACAGATTGGACGATTATCTTAACAAAAAATAGTAATCAATGGGGAGCATATACCTATGATAAAAAAGATGATCTATTACGTTTCAATGTTAAGTCTGAAAAATTAGCGAACAAAGTAGAATCCTTCACGATGCAATTTGAGAATGTAACGACGAACTCGGCAACGTTATCATTAGCTTGGGCAAATACGTTGACCAAATTCAATATTAAAGTAGACCAGAACAATGAAATTATGGCGAGTATTGATGAGGCAATGAAAGGGGAGAAAAAACCATACCTACAAGCTGCTCAGTTTTATTTGAATAATAATTTAGATCTTAACAAAGCTTTATCATGGGCTAACGAAGCTGAAAAAGCAAATCCAAATGTTCCATACATCAGTTATTGGAAAGCTAAAATCCAATTGAAAGCTGGTGATAAAAAAGGTGCTATCGCTACTGCTCAAAAAGGTGTTGAACTTGCTCAAAAAGAAAACAATGCTGAGTACGTTAAATTAAATACACAGGTTATTAAACAAGCTAGCAAATAA
- a CDS encoding sensor histidine kinase, with translation MNPYQYNQQRWKFFLLIFAAIIAAASLLYTNYLVKNLSRVERTKAEVWAMSTKSIMTMPDVDDEFITFVYAVRDSLAVPAIITDEKGHIVFWRDLDSTKTNIKTTTKDSTNHHLDYDPQYFEKQLNFMRKSHPPIVLELDTGAKWLVYYKDSWFLQQLRVFPYIQLSLIAIFLIIAYTVFNSIRKSEQNLVWVGLTKEAAHQLGTPISSLMGWLELIKLKFDAEDDDTLNEMENDIKRLEIVADRFSKIGSTPVLHNANVFEVIESYIRYFKVRTSDKITFELIGDKHVEAKLNIPLFDWIIENLLKNAVNAISSEGKITVKISENIAKEEIFIDISDTGKGISRSNFETVFQPGFTTRKRGWGLGLSLTKRMVHYHQGHIFVKDSEIGKGTTFRIILKSNLTYEPTEI, from the coding sequence ATGAATCCTTATCAATACAATCAACAACGTTGGAAATTCTTCTTACTCATCTTCGCAGCAATAATAGCAGCAGCATCCTTATTGTACACGAACTATTTAGTAAAAAATCTATCTCGCGTGGAACGTACAAAGGCTGAAGTATGGGCAATGAGTACAAAAAGTATTATGACCATGCCTGATGTTGACGATGAGTTTATCACTTTCGTTTATGCTGTCAGAGATAGCCTTGCTGTTCCCGCAATTATTACGGATGAGAAAGGACATATTGTTTTTTGGCGCGATCTCGACTCCACCAAAACCAATATCAAAACAACAACGAAAGACAGTACAAATCATCATTTGGACTATGATCCACAATATTTTGAGAAGCAACTCAATTTTATGAGAAAAAGCCATCCTCCAATAGTGCTAGAATTAGATACTGGAGCAAAATGGCTAGTTTATTATAAAGATTCATGGTTTCTTCAGCAGCTGCGGGTATTTCCTTATATTCAGCTTTCTTTGATTGCCATTTTTTTGATTATTGCATATACCGTATTTAATTCCATTCGAAAATCAGAGCAAAACTTAGTTTGGGTAGGTTTGACAAAAGAGGCAGCGCATCAATTAGGTACGCCAATCTCTTCCTTAATGGGTTGGTTGGAACTTATTAAATTAAAATTTGATGCAGAAGATGATGATACATTAAATGAAATGGAAAATGATATCAAACGCTTAGAAATAGTTGCAGATCGTTTCTCTAAAATTGGTTCGACACCTGTCCTTCATAATGCCAATGTATTTGAAGTGATCGAATCTTATATTCGTTACTTTAAAGTTAGAACCAGTGACAAAATTACATTTGAGTTAATTGGCGATAAACATGTCGAAGCAAAGCTTAATATCCCTTTATTTGATTGGATTATAGAAAATTTATTAAAAAATGCCGTTAATGCGATTTCTTCTGAAGGAAAAATAACTGTTAAAATATCTGAAAACATTGCAAAAGAAGAAATTTTTATTGACATTAGTGATACTGGAAAAGGAATTTCGAGGTCAAACTTTGAAACGGTATTTCAACCTGGATTTACCACTCGCAAACGTGGATGGGGATTAGGATTAAGTCTAACAAAAAGAATGGTACACTATCACCAAGGCCATATTTTCGTGAAAGATTCTGAAATTGGAAAAGGCACAACATTTAGAATAATATTAAAAAGTAATCTAACATATGAACCCACTGAAATCTGA